The following are encoded in a window of Brevibacillus ruminantium genomic DNA:
- a CDS encoding polyprenyl synthetase family protein yields the protein MTVSLHTYLEEKTIFIENHLLSLLEQEDVPASLYESMKYSLMAGGKRLRPMLVLAVLEALDKPLERGIAYAAALEMIHTYSLIHDDLPAMDDDDLRRGKPTNHKVFGEATAILAGDALLTRAFGLVAEHYLTRSDVKAETVVRLLAELGKRAGARGMVGGQMADIEGEGKSLTLAELEYIHKHKTGDLLIAALVGGGLLGEASATQMEALAGYGRMIGLAFQIQDDILNVEGDSAQLGKAVGSDADRKKATYPALLGMEESKTRLQQLIAEAKQVLGKAGLEHSALVPLADYVIERKK from the coding sequence ATGACGGTGTCCCTTCATACCTATTTGGAAGAAAAGACAATTTTTATCGAAAATCATCTGCTCTCTCTTTTGGAGCAAGAAGATGTGCCAGCATCTTTATACGAATCCATGAAGTATTCTCTGATGGCCGGGGGAAAACGGCTTCGACCCATGCTGGTCTTGGCTGTTCTCGAGGCGCTGGACAAGCCGTTGGAGCGTGGAATCGCTTATGCTGCTGCATTGGAAATGATCCATACCTATTCGCTCATTCATGATGATTTGCCCGCGATGGACGATGACGACCTTCGCCGCGGAAAGCCTACGAACCATAAAGTATTTGGCGAAGCGACTGCGATCCTCGCCGGAGATGCGCTGTTGACTCGTGCCTTTGGATTGGTGGCGGAGCACTATTTGACCCGTTCCGATGTAAAAGCGGAGACAGTGGTTCGCTTGCTCGCTGAGCTTGGAAAACGTGCCGGTGCGAGGGGAATGGTCGGCGGACAGATGGCTGATATTGAAGGGGAAGGGAAGAGCCTCACACTGGCTGAGCTGGAGTATATTCACAAGCATAAGACCGGCGACCTCTTGATTGCGGCCCTGGTCGGAGGCGGACTCCTGGGGGAAGCGTCGGCGACACAGATGGAGGCTTTGGCCGGGTACGGCAGAATGATCGGGTTGGCCTTCCAAATCCAGGATGATATTCTCAATGTAGAGGGTGACTCTGCCCAGCTTGGCAAAGCCGTAGGCAGTGATGCAGACCGGAAAAAAGCGACCTATCCCGCGCTGCTCGGAATGGAAGAGTCTAAGACCCGCCTGCAGCAGTTGATCGCAGAAGCCAAGCAAGTGCTGGGAAAAGCCGGACTGGAGCACTCCGCACTAGTACCGCTCGCGGATTACGTCATTGAGCGAAAAAAATAA
- a CDS encoding exodeoxyribonuclease VII small subunit, with protein MARKKTEQENHDIQFEEAMKRLEEVVHKLEEGEISLEESIQLYQEGVTLSRICGQKLDAIEAKITQLIDEDGQFKQKPFRVEGEAQ; from the coding sequence ATGGCGCGGAAAAAGACGGAACAAGAGAATCATGACATCCAGTTTGAAGAGGCGATGAAACGCTTGGAAGAAGTGGTTCACAAGCTGGAAGAAGGAGAGATTTCTTTGGAGGAATCGATCCAGCTGTATCAGGAAGGCGTCACTCTTTCTCGAATCTGCGGTCAAAAGCTTGATGCCATTGAAGCCAAGATTACTCAGTTGATTGACGAAGACGGTCAGTTCAAACAAAAACCGTTTCGTGTGGAGGGAGAAGCACAATGA
- the xseA gene encoding exodeoxyribonuclease VII large subunit yields MTNRQIFSVSDLNRCIKQVMEQEPRLQDIWVRGEISNFTHHSSGHMYLTLKDSQSRIKVVMFASYNRFLRFLPKDGTKVIVRGSISAYERDGAYQLYAREMQPDGIGSLYLAFEQLKAKLAAEGLFAAERKRPLPKFPRRVGVVTSPTGAAIRDICTTIRRRYPQAEIILSPAIVQGTEAPASIVSAIHVINSQPDVDVLIVGRGGGSIEELWAFNEEQVARAIAASVIPVISAVGHETDVTIADFVADVRAATPTAAAELAVPHYLEWVERVKQLETRMSRALTGRLQTERKRLEGLVQSYAMRRPKRRVEETEQQLDELTLRMRQAIMQLMKRRAEQYQYLADRVKRYRLSEQLENRRQTIQVNRRRLDERMREQLMKKRMAFSSSVAQLDALSPLKVMQRGYSLVYDAAGQLAKSIQQFAPGEELVIRLTDGSAHARVEQIYRKENPNGAEKDGTRES; encoded by the coding sequence ATGACGAATCGGCAGATTTTTTCAGTCAGCGACCTGAACCGCTGCATCAAGCAGGTCATGGAACAAGAACCGAGGTTGCAGGATATTTGGGTACGCGGCGAAATTTCAAACTTTACGCACCATTCCAGCGGTCACATGTATCTCACCTTGAAGGACAGCCAGTCCCGTATCAAGGTGGTCATGTTCGCCAGCTACAACCGTTTTCTTCGCTTTCTCCCCAAGGATGGAACCAAGGTGATCGTGCGCGGTTCCATTTCTGCCTATGAGCGGGATGGTGCGTATCAGCTCTATGCACGAGAGATGCAGCCTGATGGAATTGGCTCTCTTTATCTGGCCTTCGAACAGCTAAAAGCGAAGCTGGCGGCAGAAGGTCTTTTTGCAGCAGAAAGAAAACGACCGTTGCCAAAGTTTCCGCGACGGGTCGGCGTGGTGACATCGCCCACAGGTGCAGCGATCCGTGATATCTGTACCACCATCCGCCGCAGGTATCCCCAGGCAGAGATCATTCTCTCTCCCGCGATCGTTCAGGGGACTGAAGCCCCAGCATCGATTGTTTCCGCCATTCATGTGATAAACAGCCAGCCTGATGTCGATGTATTGATTGTCGGAAGGGGCGGCGGATCGATTGAGGAGCTGTGGGCGTTTAACGAGGAGCAAGTCGCCCGTGCAATTGCGGCATCCGTCATACCGGTCATCTCGGCTGTCGGCCACGAAACCGATGTTACGATTGCTGATTTCGTGGCAGATGTGCGTGCCGCCACACCGACGGCGGCGGCTGAATTGGCTGTGCCTCACTATCTGGAGTGGGTCGAGCGGGTGAAGCAGCTGGAGACGCGCATGAGCAGAGCGCTAACCGGCCGCTTGCAAACCGAGCGAAAGCGGTTGGAGGGATTGGTTCAATCCTATGCCATGCGCAGGCCGAAGCGGAGAGTCGAGGAAACCGAGCAGCAGCTGGACGAGCTGACATTGCGGATGAGACAAGCGATCATGCAGCTCATGAAACGAAGAGCTGAGCAGTACCAGTATCTCGCTGACAGGGTGAAGCGATATCGTCTGAGCGAGCAGTTGGAGAACCGCCGGCAAACCATTCAAGTCAATCGCCGGCGTCTGGATGAACGCATGCGAGAGCAGCTCATGAAAAAACGTATGGCCTTTTCTTCATCAGTCGCTCAACTGGATGCATTGAGTCCGTTGAAAGTGATGCAGCGCGGTTATTCTCTCGTCTATGACGCGGCTGGACAGCTGGCAAAATCAATTCAGCAGTTTGCTCCGGGAGAAGAACTCGTGATACGATTGACAGATGGCAGCGCACATGCGCGTGTGGAACAGATTTACCGGAAGGAGAATCCAAATGGCGCGGAAAAAGACGGAACAAGAGAATCATGA
- the folD gene encoding bifunctional methylenetetrahydrofolate dehydrogenase/methenyltetrahydrofolate cyclohydrolase FolD produces MAATILYGKEIAKDIREQLAGEVEELKSKGIVPGLTVVLVGDDPASHSYVRGKARGCEEVGIRSEIILKEASISEEELVAIVEELNENPNVHGILVQLPLPAHISEKAVIGAIRSEKDVDGFHPINVGNMMIGYDSLLPCTAHGVIEMIKRTGMPMEGKHAVVIGRSNIVGKPVSYLLQKENATVTMCHSRTVDLRHYTRQADILIVAAGKAHLIGSEDIKPGAVVIDVGVNRIDSGKLVGDVRFDEAKEVAGYLTPVPGGVGPMTITMLLKNTIEAAKNLSAI; encoded by the coding sequence ATGGCAGCAACGATATTGTATGGCAAAGAAATTGCAAAAGACATTCGGGAACAATTGGCCGGCGAAGTGGAAGAACTGAAAAGCAAGGGCATCGTCCCAGGTTTGACCGTCGTTCTCGTGGGAGATGATCCCGCTTCTCATTCCTATGTAAGAGGAAAGGCGCGCGGCTGTGAAGAAGTCGGCATCCGCTCGGAAATCATTTTGAAAGAGGCATCGATTTCCGAAGAGGAGCTGGTTGCCATTGTAGAAGAATTGAATGAAAATCCGAACGTTCACGGCATTTTGGTGCAATTGCCGCTTCCCGCCCATATCTCCGAGAAAGCAGTGATTGGGGCGATTCGTTCGGAAAAAGACGTAGATGGTTTCCATCCGATCAACGTGGGGAACATGATGATCGGCTATGACTCGCTTCTTCCTTGCACGGCTCATGGCGTCATCGAGATGATCAAGCGAACTGGGATGCCTATGGAAGGAAAGCACGCAGTCGTGATCGGACGCAGCAACATCGTGGGAAAACCGGTTTCCTATCTTTTGCAAAAGGAAAATGCTACGGTGACGATGTGTCACTCCCGGACCGTCGATTTGCGGCACTATACGCGTCAAGCAGATATTCTGATTGTAGCTGCGGGCAAAGCGCATCTGATCGGCAGCGAGGATATTAAACCGGGAGCGGTTGTCATTGATGTCGGTGTCAATCGCATCGATTCCGGAAAGCTGGTCGGCGATGTCCGTTTTGATGAGGCAAAGGAAGTAGCGGGTTATCTCACCCCAGTGCCTGGCGGAGTTGGGCCGATGACGATCACCATGCTGCTGAAAAATACGATTGAAGCGGCCAAAAACCTTTCAGCGATCTAA
- a CDS encoding Kae1-like domain-containing protein has product MTRVMLGIDTSNYRTSLCLATEDGQIVAEAKRLLRVKEGKRGLQQSEAVFQHVMNLPELSDEMNWTAYDIAGVCASEKPRPVDGSYMPVFKVGEGLAKSLSAYMKIPCFLTTHQEGHIAAGEHTATVRPNVDRFLAVHLSGGTSELLVCERVSEGYRIEKIGGTKDLHAGQLVDRIGVALGMSFPAGPQLEELARQASGEFRVSSSVQQFTFSFSGPEAALLRAVESKSASPSEIARAAEQCIASTLEKVLRHAVEAKLPREILIVGGVAANQYIRNRLIKRLEHPAVKAKLYFCDPVYSGDNAFGVAMLGWNQLKTNIK; this is encoded by the coding sequence ATGACCAGGGTAATGTTGGGAATCGATACGAGCAATTACCGGACATCGTTGTGCCTTGCAACGGAAGACGGCCAGATTGTCGCAGAAGCAAAACGACTCCTTCGTGTAAAAGAAGGCAAGCGCGGTCTGCAGCAATCCGAAGCCGTCTTTCAGCATGTGATGAACCTTCCGGAGCTCAGTGATGAAATGAATTGGACGGCGTACGACATCGCGGGGGTCTGTGCCAGTGAAAAGCCACGTCCTGTCGATGGTTCTTACATGCCAGTTTTTAAAGTAGGAGAAGGGTTGGCCAAGTCGCTTTCCGCCTACATGAAAATTCCCTGCTTCCTGACCACCCATCAGGAGGGCCATATCGCTGCGGGAGAGCATACAGCTACTGTGCGGCCCAATGTTGATCGTTTTCTCGCTGTACATCTGTCGGGAGGAACAAGCGAGCTTTTGGTATGCGAGAGAGTGAGCGAAGGATACCGGATTGAGAAAATTGGCGGCACAAAGGATCTTCACGCGGGACAACTGGTGGATCGGATCGGGGTGGCGCTGGGAATGTCTTTTCCGGCTGGTCCGCAGCTGGAAGAGCTGGCGAGACAGGCGAGCGGGGAGTTTCGAGTCTCTTCATCTGTACAGCAGTTCACCTTCAGCTTTTCCGGACCGGAAGCAGCATTGCTCCGAGCCGTTGAAAGTAAGTCCGCGTCCCCGTCCGAGATCGCCAGAGCTGCGGAACAATGCATTGCCAGTACTCTGGAAAAAGTGCTTCGTCATGCGGTGGAAGCAAAGCTTCCGAGAGAAATCCTCATCGTAGGAGGAGTAGCTGCCAATCAGTACATCCGGAACCGCTTGATCAAGCGCCTGGAGCACCCGGCGGTAAAAGCAAAGCTGTATTTCTGTGACCCCGTTTACTCAGGAGACAATGCCTTTGGAGTGGCAATGCTCGGTTGGAATCAGCTAAAGACGAACATTAAATAA
- the nusB gene encoding transcription antitermination factor NusB encodes MKRRTAREKAVQCLFQIDMAEVDMETALTLVMEDSDEDPAYLRYLVEGALERMPRIDAEIQKYLRGWQLDRIANVDRAILRLAFFEIMFGEEIPDKVVLNEAIEIAKLFSDDQSYRYINGVLSSYLKDRQTANA; translated from the coding sequence ATGAAACGTAGAACAGCACGAGAAAAAGCAGTCCAATGCTTGTTTCAGATCGATATGGCGGAAGTGGATATGGAAACGGCTCTGACGCTGGTCATGGAAGACAGCGACGAGGACCCGGCGTATCTTCGTTATTTGGTGGAAGGTGCTCTGGAACGCATGCCGAGGATTGACGCCGAGATCCAAAAATATCTTCGGGGCTGGCAGTTGGATCGTATCGCCAATGTAGATCGTGCCATCCTTCGTTTGGCATTCTTTGAAATTATGTTTGGCGAGGAGATTCCGGATAAGGTCGTTTTGAATGAAGCAATCGAAATCGCCAAGCTGTTTAGTGATGATCAATCTTATCGGTACATAAATGGTGTATTGTCCAGCTATTTGAAAGATCGCCAGACGGCAAACGCGTAA
- a CDS encoding DUF2273 domain-containing protein yields the protein MIWELLWEHKGKLLGIAAGLFFGIIYLLVGFWDTLVFVVFVGTGYYIGRKLDHKEDLREILDRILPGKFR from the coding sequence ATGATATGGGAGTTGTTGTGGGAACACAAGGGGAAACTACTTGGTATAGCTGCCGGACTTTTTTTCGGCATCATCTACCTTCTCGTCGGTTTTTGGGATACACTTGTGTTTGTCGTCTTTGTCGGAACTGGCTACTACATCGGACGCAAGCTGGATCACAAAGAGGATTTACGGGAAATTCTGGACCGAATCTTGCCAGGAAAGTTTCGTTAG
- the amaP gene encoding alkaline shock response membrane anchor protein AmaP: MNLFDRFILTLYSFALIVLSIAVIGASSGLIPPEYISPYVEQLLGPFNLAYVITAVIFLIVSLRFFFSSFRGSKKTKTEKGIRQRSDLGEVNITLQTIQTIAERAARRVKGVRDLKTVIRALESGNTITIRVSVDGETPIPELTQSLQANIKEQVESIAGVVISEVAVVVTEVAQQENYAARKRVE; encoded by the coding sequence GTGAATTTGTTTGACCGTTTTATCCTCACACTATACAGCTTTGCCTTGATCGTACTCTCGATCGCCGTCATCGGGGCGTCGAGCGGACTGATCCCCCCTGAATACATAAGCCCGTACGTAGAGCAGCTACTCGGCCCCTTCAATCTTGCATACGTCATCACGGCAGTGATCTTCCTGATCGTCAGCCTGCGATTTTTCTTCAGTTCCTTCCGTGGCTCCAAAAAAACCAAAACGGAAAAAGGGATTCGTCAGCGAAGTGATCTGGGTGAGGTAAACATCACGCTCCAAACGATTCAGACCATCGCTGAGCGGGCGGCCAGAAGAGTGAAAGGTGTCCGTGATTTGAAAACAGTAATTCGGGCTCTGGAAAGTGGCAACACCATTACCATTCGGGTCTCGGTAGATGGAGAAACGCCGATCCCGGAATTGACGCAAAGCCTGCAGGCAAATATCAAAGAGCAGGTGGAGAGTATCGCAGGTGTCGTGATCTCTGAGGTGGCAGTTGTCGTGACCGAAGTGGCCCAGCAAGAGAATTACGCGGCTCGTAAACGAGTGGAATAG
- a CDS encoding Asp23/Gls24 family envelope stress response protein, whose product MEEFTPDLERTELGKVQIAPEVLEVIAGMAASEVEGVASMSGGFVGDIAERLGRKNIARGVRVEVGSREAAVDVSIIVKYGHRIPDVARNIQDSVRNAIESMTGLSVVEVNVHIVDVELKPEEKAPAVVEDFQRVR is encoded by the coding sequence GTGGAAGAATTTACACCGGATTTAGAGAGAACCGAGCTTGGAAAGGTGCAAATCGCTCCCGAGGTCCTGGAAGTCATTGCTGGTATGGCAGCCTCTGAAGTAGAAGGCGTAGCCAGCATGAGCGGCGGTTTTGTAGGTGATATTGCGGAACGGCTTGGCCGTAAAAATATTGCTCGCGGCGTTCGTGTAGAAGTAGGTTCCCGCGAAGCGGCAGTTGATGTTTCCATTATCGTAAAATACGGACACCGAATTCCGGATGTCGCTCGAAATATTCAAGATAGTGTGCGCAATGCCATCGAAAGCATGACAGGATTGTCGGTGGTTGAAGTAAACGTACATATCGTGGATGTAGAGTTGAAGCCAGAAGAAAAAGCACCGGCTGTCGTGGAAGATTTTCAACGCGTGCGCTAG
- the accC gene encoding acetyl-CoA carboxylase biotin carboxylase subunit, which produces MFQKVLIANRGEIAVRVIRACRELGIRTVAVYSEADREALHVKLADEAYCIGPTASKESYLNIANIMSIATKVGADAIHPGYGFLAENADFAEICAACNITFIGPDPEAIIKMGDKSTAKDTMKSAGVPTVPGTEGLVEDIADAVQTANEIGYPVMVKATAGGGGRGMRVAVNDEDLEKAIRQAQSEAKTAFGNPGVYLEKFVEGPRHVEIQIMADKHGNVVYLGERDCSIQRRHQKLIEEAPSPALSEELRREMGEAAVAAAKAVNYHGAGTVEFLLDKHGKFYFMEMNTRIQVEHPVTELVTGFDLIKEQLTVAAGLPLSFTQDEIKLNGWSIECRINAENAAKNFMPSPGKITTYLPPGGFGVRVDSAAYTGYVIPPYYDSMIAKLIVWGKDREEAIERMKRALGEFVVEGVHTTIPFHLKVLDHEVFASGHFDTKFLEIHDLDLDESEA; this is translated from the coding sequence ATGTTTCAAAAAGTATTGATTGCCAATCGGGGCGAGATTGCAGTGCGGGTCATTCGCGCTTGCCGCGAGCTGGGCATTCGTACGGTAGCTGTCTACTCCGAGGCTGACCGCGAAGCGCTTCATGTCAAATTGGCCGATGAAGCGTACTGCATCGGACCGACAGCATCCAAAGAGAGCTATCTGAACATCGCCAACATCATGAGTATCGCAACCAAGGTTGGAGCAGACGCGATCCATCCCGGCTACGGTTTTCTCGCGGAAAACGCAGATTTCGCTGAGATCTGTGCTGCCTGCAACATCACGTTTATCGGCCCTGATCCGGAAGCGATCATCAAAATGGGCGACAAGTCGACTGCCAAGGATACGATGAAATCAGCAGGAGTGCCAACCGTTCCCGGAACAGAGGGACTGGTGGAAGACATTGCTGATGCTGTTCAAACGGCAAACGAAATCGGCTATCCGGTGATGGTTAAGGCAACGGCAGGCGGCGGTGGTAGAGGCATGCGTGTCGCCGTCAACGACGAAGATCTGGAAAAGGCGATTCGCCAAGCGCAGAGCGAAGCGAAAACCGCTTTTGGCAACCCCGGTGTCTACCTGGAGAAATTTGTGGAAGGCCCTCGCCATGTGGAAATCCAAATCATGGCTGATAAGCATGGCAACGTTGTCTATCTGGGGGAGCGCGACTGTTCCATTCAGCGCCGTCACCAAAAGCTGATCGAGGAAGCCCCCTCGCCAGCATTGAGTGAAGAGCTTCGCCGGGAGATGGGGGAAGCAGCGGTTGCTGCTGCCAAAGCGGTGAACTACCACGGCGCAGGAACAGTGGAGTTTTTGCTCGACAAGCACGGAAAGTTCTACTTCATGGAGATGAATACGCGCATCCAGGTAGAGCATCCCGTAACGGAGCTGGTAACAGGTTTTGACTTGATCAAAGAACAATTGACAGTAGCAGCGGGTCTGCCGCTTTCCTTTACACAGGATGAGATCAAGCTGAACGGCTGGTCGATTGAATGCCGGATTAACGCAGAAAACGCGGCCAAGAACTTCATGCCTTCCCCTGGAAAAATCACGACCTATCTGCCCCCTGGCGGATTTGGCGTAAGGGTGGACAGCGCAGCTTACACGGGCTATGTGATTCCTCCCTATTACGACTCGATGATTGCCAAACTGATCGTTTGGGGCAAGGACCGGGAAGAAGCGATCGAGCGGATGAAACGCGCCCTCGGTGAATTCGTCGTGGAAGGTGTGCATACGACGATCCCGTTCCATCTGAAAGTACTGGATCACGAAGTGTTCGCAAGCGGCCACTTTGACACCAAGTTTTTGGAAATCCACGACCTTGATTTAGACGAATCCGAGGCATAA
- the accB gene encoding acetyl-CoA carboxylase biotin carboxyl carrier protein: MFKIHEIREMIKLIDQSSIDEFKLEIDGAKLTMKKSVAETVAVSQPVAQAPVAASAPAAAPVVVQAPVVEAPAVQIEAPKPAAAAVQEDENLHKIVSPMVGTFYRSPEPGKPAYVQPGDKVTASKVVCIVEAMKLFNEIEAEVTGEIVKVLVEDGQLVEYGQPLFLVKPE, from the coding sequence GTGTTCAAAATTCATGAAATCCGCGAAATGATTAAGTTGATTGATCAGTCTTCCATTGATGAATTCAAGCTGGAAATTGACGGAGCAAAGCTGACGATGAAAAAGTCCGTTGCCGAAACGGTAGCGGTTTCCCAGCCAGTTGCGCAAGCTCCTGTGGCAGCTTCCGCTCCGGCAGCAGCTCCTGTAGTTGTACAAGCTCCGGTGGTTGAAGCGCCTGCTGTACAGATTGAAGCGCCGAAGCCGGCAGCAGCAGCCGTGCAAGAAGATGAAAATCTGCACAAAATCGTTTCCCCGATGGTGGGAACATTCTATCGCTCCCCTGAACCTGGCAAACCTGCATATGTACAACCAGGCGACAAGGTAACGGCGAGCAAGGTTGTTTGTATCGTTGAAGCGATGAAGCTGTTCAACGAAATCGAGGCAGAAGTGACCGGGGAAATTGTGAAAGTGCTTGTAGAGGATGGTCAGTTGGTGGAATACGGCCAGCCGCTATTTTTGGTGAAGCCAGAATAA
- a CDS encoding SpoIIIAH-like family protein translates to MMLRKQTVWLLTMLAVMVVLSGYYLIKGPENQVPALGQEQLQQPDPLAGVVVESKETDKPAPDAAAVEGKGSQTDSAVLPESTAKETLTLTDTPSEIFTGYKMKREAQTQQQKDEQLTIMGSPDATPQAVAEAKSKYEELSNLESATMAAEEMLKASGYKDAVVFAQNDKVTVIVQKEKLSAEEAVDIISNVKQHLNVPANHVTVQFKAS, encoded by the coding sequence ATGATGCTTCGCAAGCAAACAGTATGGTTATTGACAATGCTGGCTGTCATGGTGGTTCTCTCAGGCTATTACCTGATCAAGGGGCCAGAGAACCAGGTTCCGGCGTTGGGACAGGAGCAGCTGCAGCAGCCTGACCCGCTTGCGGGAGTCGTGGTTGAGAGCAAAGAGACAGATAAACCAGCACCTGATGCAGCCGCCGTCGAAGGCAAGGGATCTCAGACCGATTCTGCTGTATTGCCGGAGAGCACAGCCAAGGAGACATTGACGCTCACAGATACCCCGAGCGAAATTTTTACCGGTTACAAGATGAAGCGTGAGGCGCAGACACAGCAGCAAAAGGATGAGCAGCTCACTATTATGGGCAGTCCTGATGCCACTCCGCAAGCAGTCGCGGAGGCGAAGTCGAAATACGAAGAGCTCTCCAATCTCGAGAGTGCTACGATGGCCGCAGAAGAAATGCTGAAAGCCAGCGGTTACAAGGATGCGGTGGTCTTTGCGCAAAACGACAAAGTGACAGTCATCGTCCAAAAAGAGAAACTGAGCGCAGAAGAAGCCGTAGATATCATCTCCAATGTCAAACAGCATCTCAATGTTCCTGCAAATCATGTGACGGTACAATTTAAAGCGTCCTGA
- the spoIIIAG gene encoding stage III sporulation protein AG, translated as MLGKLKQWLGSHSDNKKMKPIHYFIVILGIGMAIMILTDFFRVERDQPLGFGVGSGNETGPPGEKQTVPVMGGASPPDIIREYENMYETQLKEILASVVGVGGVEVMVNLDSTPELVVEKNRNIRSSTNQETDEKRATRNQNDQSRDEQVVVVQGGKQDQPVVLKTLKPKVRGVLVVAKGADNIQVKAWITEAVQKVLDVPAYKISILPKKG; from the coding sequence GTGTTGGGGAAGCTGAAGCAATGGTTGGGTAGCCATTCCGATAACAAAAAAATGAAGCCGATTCACTATTTTATCGTCATATTGGGAATCGGTATGGCGATCATGATTTTGACCGATTTTTTTCGGGTCGAGCGTGATCAGCCTCTAGGCTTCGGAGTGGGCAGCGGCAACGAGACGGGACCGCCGGGTGAAAAACAGACCGTGCCGGTGATGGGGGGAGCAAGCCCCCCCGATATCATCCGGGAGTACGAAAATATGTATGAAACACAGCTGAAAGAGATATTGGCCAGCGTGGTGGGAGTGGGCGGCGTCGAAGTGATGGTGAACCTGGATTCAACACCCGAGCTCGTCGTAGAAAAGAATCGCAATATCCGCTCCTCCACAAATCAGGAGACGGACGAAAAGCGGGCTACGCGCAACCAGAATGACCAATCCCGGGACGAACAGGTAGTAGTGGTACAGGGCGGAAAACAGGACCAGCCCGTTGTTTTGAAAACGTTGAAGCCAAAAGTACGGGGGGTTCTCGTCGTCGCCAAAGGTGCCGACAATATCCAGGTCAAGGCGTGGATTACGGAAGCCGTACAGAAAGTTTTGGATGTGCCTGCCTACAAAATTTCGATATTACCCAAAAAAGGTTAG
- the spoIIIAF gene encoding stage III sporulation protein AF: MTWLTLWLKKIILLVLLAAFLDLVLPNTSLQRYVKMVMGLIILMTIISPVFALFQLSQDDLALKLDQYQQEMNRPSDAEWKRIAEKLAGQQDRQISAYVHSQVEASIRTRLKEHYGVEAAAIKVIFTEGESAETKLERIEISLGTERRSEADTAVIKPIEPVRIEIDSRSAETASDRPVTAQTKDPLSRRIASDVAEQWGIEADRVLVSREENGGEKQ, from the coding sequence ATGACTTGGCTAACGCTTTGGCTAAAAAAGATTATTTTACTCGTGCTTTTGGCCGCGTTTCTGGACCTGGTATTGCCGAATACGAGTCTGCAGCGATACGTCAAGATGGTGATGGGATTGATTATCCTGATGACGATTATCTCTCCGGTTTTCGCTCTGTTTCAGCTGTCCCAGGATGATTTGGCGCTGAAATTGGACCAGTATCAGCAAGAGATGAACCGGCCGTCTGACGCCGAGTGGAAGCGAATTGCCGAAAAGCTGGCCGGCCAGCAAGACAGACAAATCAGTGCGTACGTTCACAGTCAGGTGGAAGCTTCGATTCGGACCAGGCTCAAAGAACATTACGGTGTAGAGGCAGCCGCGATCAAGGTAATCTTCACCGAGGGAGAGTCAGCCGAGACAAAGCTGGAGCGCATCGAGATCAGCTTAGGCACTGAGAGGAGAAGTGAAGCGGACACGGCTGTGATCAAGCCGATCGAACCCGTACGCATCGAAATCGACAGCCGGAGTGCTGAGACTGCGAGCGACAGGCCCGTGACCGCACAGACAAAAGATCCTCTCTCCAGACGAATCGCCAGTGATGTAGCCGAACAGTGGGGGATTGAGGCGGACCGGGTACTAGTGTCGCGAGAAGAAAACGGAGGGGAGAAGCAATAA